One Rhea pennata isolate bPtePen1 chromosome 3, bPtePen1.pri, whole genome shotgun sequence DNA segment encodes these proteins:
- the TTL gene encoding tubulin--tyrosine ligase, translating to MYTFVVRDENSSVYAEVSRLLLATGRWRRLRRDNPRFNLMLGERNRLPFGRLGHEPGLVQLVNYYRGADKLCRKASLVKLIKTSPELSESCTWFPESYVIYPTNLKTPVAPAQNGIRHLINNTRTDEREVFLAAYNRRREGREGNVWIAKSSAGAKGEGILISSEAAELLDFIDEQGQVHVIQKYLEKPLLLEPGHRKFDIRSWVLVDHQYNIYLYKEGVLRTSSEPYNSANFQDKTCHLTNHCIQKEYSKNYGRYEEGNEMFFEEFNQYLMDALNTTLENSILLQIKHIIRSCLMCIEPAISTKHLHYQSFQLFGFDFMVDEELKVWLIEVNGAPACAQKLYAELCQGIVDVAISSVFPLSDTGQKMNQPSIFIKL from the exons ATGTACACCTTCGTGGTGCGGGACGAGAACAGCAGCGTCTACGCCGAGGTGTCGCGGCTCCTGCTGGCCACGGGGCGCTGGCGGCGCCTCAGGAGGGACAACCCCCGCTTCAACCTCATGCTGGGCGAGAGGAACCGGCTCCCCTTCGGCCGGCTCG GCCATGAACCCGGACTTGTGCAGCTGGTGAATTACTACAGGGGAGCAGACAAGCTGTGCCGCAAAGCGTCTCTGGTGAA GCTAATCAAGACGAGCCCTGAACTATCAGAGTCCTGCACGTGGTTCCCTGAGTCATATGTGATTTACCCAACAAACCTGAAGACTCCTGTGGCTCCAGCACAGAATGGAATTCGTCATCTCATAAACAACACACGGACAGATGAGCGGGAAGTGTTCCTGGCAGCTTACAACAGGCGGCGGGAAGGCAGAGAAGGCAATGTGTGGATCGCCAAGTCCTCAGCTGGTGCCAAAG GGGAAGGGATCCTGATTTCTTCAGAAGCTGCAGAGCTCCTGGACTTCATCGATGAGCAGGGACAAGTGCATGTGATTCAGAAATATCTAGAGAAGCCTCTACTTTTGGAGCCAGGGCATCGTAAGTTCGACATCAG GAGCTGGGTTCTTGTGGATCATCAATATAATATCTACCTCTATAAAGAGGGTGTCCTGCGGACCTCTTCCGAACCATATAACAGTGCTAATTTCCAGGACAAAACCTGCCACTTGACCAATCACTGCATTCAAAAGGAATATTCCAAAAACTACGGGCGGTATGAGGAAGGGAACGAAATGTTCTTCGAGGAGTTCAACCAGTACCTGATGGATGCCCTGAACACGACACTTGAGAATAGCATCTTACTGCAAATCAAACACATAATAAG AAGCTGCCTTATGTGTATAGAGCCTGCAATCAGCACAAAGCATCTTCACTACCAGAGCTTCCAGCTCTTTGGCTTTGACTTCATGGTTGATGAGGAGCTGAAAGTCTGGCTGATCGAGGTCAACGGGGCCCCAGCTTGTGCCCA GAAGCTGTATGCAGAGCTCTGCCAAGGAATTGTGGATGTAGCCATCTCTAGCGTTTTCCCCCTCAGTGACACTGGGCAGAAGATGAATCAGCCATCAATCTTTATCAAGCTGTGA